From Rutidosis leptorrhynchoides isolate AG116_Rl617_1_P2 chromosome 3, CSIRO_AGI_Rlap_v1, whole genome shotgun sequence, a single genomic window includes:
- the LOC139901672 gene encoding ATP-dependent DNA helicase PIF1-like, producing MWTPRKLRSCIGRIVYAHPASGERYYLRMLLNIVKGPRSFEELRTVNGILHPTFKDACFAYGLINDDREWTHAISEAKSWASGAQLRELFVTMLLFCHVNKPLQLWELHWEALSDDIVRKKRKLFNFPDLILTEAQIKNYCLVEIQGILNRNGKSLGEFPDLPQPDPSMLTQMDNRLIREELNYNVKEMHTLHSRLFNSLNPEQLSIYQKVIDAVTEKKGGFFFLYGPGGTGKTFVYNTILAKLRSERMIVLAVASSGIASLLLPGGRTAHSRFVIPLELMENSTCGIKQNTHLAALMQEVRLIIWDEAPMTQRFAFEALDKTLKDILGAKDDDNRLKLFGGMPMLLGGDFRQILPIIPKGKRQEVVHACINRSDLWQHCQLHTLSRVMRVNEYNAEGQLDTRKQEFNEWVLKIGEGKVPAQCKDGEDEPTWVRIPPKFIIKSKKIEIESIVDAIFPDFTLHQDDEEYLRERAILTPRNDDANAINKHMFRKLNGVSMTFKSSDEICKGSTDNIEQHYAYPVEFLNKLNFPDVPPHKLKLKIGQPVMLL from the exons ATGTGGACGCCCAGGAaactaaggagctgtattggtcgtATTGTGTATGCACACCCTGCGTCAGGAGAACGTTACTATCTACGTATGTTACTAAATATAGTGAAAGGCCCCCGGTCTTTTGAAGAACTCCGCACGGTCAACGGAATATTACACCCAACGTTTAAAGATGCATGCTTCGCATACGGTTTGATAAATGATGACAGAGAATGGACACACGCCATCTCAGAAGCAAAAAGTTGGGCATCAGGTGCACAATTACGGGAATTATTTGTCACAATGTTACTATTTTGCCACGTAAATAAACCACTACAATTATGGGAGTTACATTGGGAAGCTTTGTCCGACGACATCGTCCGTAAAAAACGAAAATTATTTAACTTCCCGGACCTAATCCTAACTGAAGCACAGATAAAGAATTACTGTTTAGTGGAAATACAGGGGATACTAAATAGAAATGGAAAGTCCCTAGGTGAATTTCCCGATCTCCCACAACCCGATCCATCGATGCTGACCCAAATGGACAACCGTTTAATTCGAGAAGAGTTAAACTATAATGTTAAAGAGATGCATACGTTACACTCAAGGCTTTTCAATTCCCTCAACCCAGAACAACTATCAATATATCAAAAGGTCATCGACGCTGTCACTGAAAAAAAAGGAGGTTTCTTTTTCTTATACGGGCCCGGAGGCACCGGGAAGACATTCGTATACAACACTATTCTGGCCAAATTAAGATCAGAACGGATGATTGTGCTTGCAGTTGCATCATCAG GTATAGCATCTCTCCTTTTACCCGGAGGGCGGACAGCCCATAGCCGATTCGTGATTCCTCTTGAGCTAATGGAGAATAGTACGTGCGGGATCAAACAAAACACGCATTTGGCGGCACTCATGCAAGAAGTGAGATTAATTATCTGGGACGAAGCCCCGATGACACAGAGGTTTGCTTTTGAGGCATTAGACAAAACTTTAAAAGACATTTTAGGTGCTAAAGATGACGATAACAGATTAAAACTTTTTGGTGGTATGCCTATGTTATTAGGCGGTGACTTCAGACAGATCCTTCCCATAATACCAAAGGGAAAAAGACAAGAGGTTGTTCATGCGTGTATCAACAGGTCAGACCTCTGGCAACATTGTCAATTGCACACACTTTCGCGTGTTATGAGGGTAAACGAATACAACGCCGAAGGACAACTTGATACCCGGAAACAAGAATTCAACGAGTGGGTCCTCAAAATAGGAGAAGGTAAAGTACCCGCACAATGCAAGGATGGGGAAGATGAACCAACATGGGTACGGATTCCTCCCAAGTTCATTATTAAGTCCAAAAAAATAGAGATTGAGTCAATTGTGGATGCCATTTTCCCAGATTTCACGTTACACCAGGATGATGAAGAGTACTTGCGTGAACGCGCTATTTTAACACCCCGTAACGACGACGCAAACGCAATCAACAAACACATGTTCAGGAAACTAAATGGTGTAAGCATGACATTCAAAAGCTCCGATGAAATCTGCAAGGGTTCCACAGATAACATTGAACAACACTATGCATATCCAGTTGAGTTCTTGAACAAGCTCAATTTTCCCGATGTCCCTCCGCATAAACTGAAATTAAAAATAGGACAGCCAGTTATGCTGCTATGA